TTTGCAAGTGAACAGTAATCATTAACAAGTTCCATGAAGACAAAAAGAGAAGAGTAACAATTTCTAGAACAAGAGTTACCTGCATCTGGTTTTTCATGCCGATGCGGCCGTCTTTAGTAGCAACCACTGTAGGTTGTGATGCTCCTACAGCCATAATCGCTCCCTTCATTGATCACAGAACTTAGTTTGACAGAATGTGAATTTGTACATAGAAGGGAAAGAACTTACAGTTCCAGGGGGAAGAATTGCATCAAACCGATCAACACCGAACATTCCGAGGTTAGAGAGAGTGAAAGTACCTGAAAGTAACCCAGAAGGAATAAGAAACAAGGCTCAAACGATCTCTTTACATTTGAGCAAACGATCAGGATTACCAGTGTTGTACTCCTGGGGCTGCAGCTGCTTGGCTCGGGCCTTATCAACCAATTCTTTCCATTTTCTAGACAATGAATAAATGTCAACCTGTTTACAAAATGAGTTAGAACAATCCGTTGATACCGTTTCAAAGACAGAGTAAACTCAAAACTGTTGAAAAGAGCGCACCTTATCGGCGTTCTGAAGGACAGGAGTGATCAAACCACCATCAATGGCAACAGCAACAGCAATGTTGATGCTACTGTTATACACAAAACTGTTACCATCTCTGCAGGAAGAGTTTACAACTGGATGTTTTGCGAGTGCAAGTGCAGTTGCCTTTGCTAGTAGTGCCGTCATTGTCACACCTTTAGACTTAATCTACAAGCCaaccaaataagaaaaaaacaccaaacacCTTTAGAACCAGTCGTAATATGCTTCTCATGCAAATCATATACACTTTTAAGTATCTATGTCTCATTGCAGATCAGTGAGAACCGGTTCCTATGACACTGAACTCTAACCCTTAAGCTCCAATTATACTATTCATCCCAAAGCTAAAAACCTTTTTAACCAATTAGTTTTTCTTATCAGCTTGCAATCAGAATAAATGgaagatccaaaaaaaaaaaaaagaagaagaagccaccTTCTTGTAGAGAGCATCAAGAGCATCGGTGTTGATTGTGTAACCGACTCTAAAAGTAGGAACCGACAAGCTCTCAACCATGTTCCTGCTCACGGCGCCTTGCATTGTGGTGAATGGAACAACGGAGCCGAGCTCAGCAGCAACAGCAGGAGCCATAGCCTCCTTTTGAACAGGAGGAGCAGCAGCAACAGCGGCTTCAACATCTTTAGCAACAATCCTTCCCATTGGCCCGCTTCCAACTAAAGCAGCCAACTCCACTTTCAACTCCTTCGCTAGCTTCTTGGCATAAGGAGAAGCCACCACTCTCTTCCCTCCTTCCGACGCCGGATGCACAGCCGACGCGGAAGACACAACTTTCGGCGGAGGAACCGAAGCCGAAACCTTCTCTTCAACAACCGGAGGTGCTTGGGAGACAGGCGGAGATGGAGAAGTGCCTCCACCACCACCGGAAGCTTTAGCCCTAGCATCCGCGATTTCTTCCTCAGTCTCAGCTAACAAAGCAATGGCGGATCCAACGGGAGCCACACCGCCTTCCTCGACCATGATTGCGGC
This Brassica napus cultivar Da-Ae chromosome C6, Da-Ae, whole genome shotgun sequence DNA region includes the following protein-coding sequences:
- the LOC106345655 gene encoding dihydrolipoyllysine-residue acetyltransferase component 5 of pyruvate dehydrogenase complex, chloroplastic isoform X1, with amino-acid sequence MSRLLNTSFLPCSTCRTRSSSAPHSRVNKPRIVSVRAKIREIFMPALSSTMTEGKIVSWVKSEGDKLSKGESVVVVESDKADMDVETFYDGYLAAIMVEEGGVAPVGSAIALLAETEEEIADARAKASGGGGGTSPSPPVSQAPPVVEEKVSASVPPPKVVSSASAVHPASEGGKRVVASPYAKKLAKELKVELAALVGSGPMGRIVAKDVEAAVAAAPPVQKEAMAPAVAAELGSVVPFTTMQGAVSRNMVESLSVPTFRVGYTINTDALDALYKKIKSKGVTMTALLAKATALALAKHPVVNSSCRDGNSFVYNSSINIAVAVAIDGGLITPVLQNADKVDIYSLSRKWKELVDKARAKQLQPQEYNTGTFTLSNLGMFGVDRFDAILPPGTGAIMAVGASQPTVVATKDGRIGMKNQMQVNVTADHRVIYGADLAQFLQTLASIIEDPKDLTF
- the LOC106345655 gene encoding dihydrolipoyllysine-residue acetyltransferase component 5 of pyruvate dehydrogenase complex, chloroplastic isoform X2; its protein translation is MSRLLNTSFLPCSTCRTRSSSAPHSRVNKPRIVSVRAKIREIFMPALSSTMTEGKIVSWVKSEGDKLSKGESVVVVESDKADMDVETFYDGYLAAIMVEEGGVAPVGSAIALLAETEEEIADARAKASGGGGGTSPSPPVSQAPPVVEEKVSASVPPPKVVSSASAVHPASEGGKRVVASPYAKKLAKELKVELAALVGSGPMGRIVAKDVEAAVAAAPPVQKEAMAPAVAAELGSVVPFTTMQGAVSRNMVESLSVPTFRVGYTINTDALDALYKKIKSKGVTMTALLAKATALALAKHPVVNSSCRDGNSFVYNSSINIAVAVAIDGGLITPVLQNADKVDIYSLSRKWKELVDKARAKQLQPQEYNTGTFTLSNLGMFGVDRFDAILPPGTEHHNLQWLLLKTAASA